A segment of the Malaclemys terrapin pileata isolate rMalTer1 chromosome 1, rMalTer1.hap1, whole genome shotgun sequence genome:
CCCCTTTAAAATGCTGTATTTTAATGCAAACCATACTTATGGGTATGAATTTCAGATAATGCAGGTATGGGTGCCAATCTAAGACCTTAAGTAAAGAACGTTCTCTAATTCATTTTTGGGACTGTTAGTGACCAAGTCACCTTCTTCTGTATTTATGTAACTGGCAATTACTCCTGACATAGTGTAAGCATCCCATCCTATTAGGAGTTAATTTCTTTCTCAGAGCTACATTCACTGCTGAGAACTTTTGACTGTTTGAAAGTACAATATTCCATTTAGCTGGTATTGACCTGATTTTGCCCAGTTAAAGATTCGAGGGTCATCTAACTTACCAATGAAATGCAAGCTCATGATTTGTTACATAAAGTCAAACTTATGCGGCTTAATTACTCGTGAACATTTTGTTGGTGAAGAGCTGAAAGTTACTGTCCAGAGCTTTTAGCAATGATATTCCATAGTGTTCCCTACAGCAATGTTAATCTAAGCATGGAGATGTGCTGTAAAGGACAATTCTTTAAGCTCTTGGAGTGGAGCAATTATAAACTGAATCCACACAACAGCTGAATACTGCAAGCCAGTAATCCTGCTAATGAACGGATAGATTTTAGAACAATTCAGAAAAATCAGAGTTTGACAGTAAAGGACAAGTCTCACAGCAAAAACTCAGTATATTGAATAAAGGGGcacttaacatttatattgcaatgTTTTATCCATTTTATAGAACATCATATATCCACTATGGAAGTCAGGTTTGTATTTCCAATCTAAAAATGAGGTTTTTTTAGTTAACCTTTGGATCCTTTTTAGATTACTAACCATGAACCTTTGAAAGCTGTAGTTAACACTAATCCTGCTTTAATTCTTAATGAGTTAAGAACCTGAAAATGGAAGTTATTTGGAGCTTATGTTCAAAATTCATCTAAAATTGTAAGCAAGTTTTTCAATGGTCTAGTGTTCATACAACTGTTTTATAAATTGTTTGCCACTTTTTACTTTACAGAGGAGTATTTTCAAAGTAATCAAGAGTACCTCTACTGCTCGCAAGACATCTCTGAAAACAGATCGCTGCTTTCTTTTGTCTACTTTGGCACGGTGCTTGTTTCCATCTGTAGCCAGGGCCCTCAGTTTCTGTGTTAAAAGTTCCATGTCTTCATAAAAGAAATCCTAGCCAGACGAAAGGAGATGTTTCAGTTTCTGGTCTTCACACAATTTTTCTCTAAGTGGTAATACATCAACTTTTCCCACAGTATTGTCATTTGGGATCATAAGGCATTTATAaggtaaaataaatatattaactgTACTTAAAAAGTTAAGTGATCAGGGTCCAGTTACCCAAGTATGACCTGTTTGCACCTGCTGGTACAGTTGTCAGCTGAAGCATTCAATGTGGAGCTCCCTCAATATGAAAGCAGCTGCCAACAAGGTCTCTTGTGAGGCCCTTGGATTATGGAACAAACGCCCCACTTGGCCTGCTAGTGCCTAGATTTGTTAACCCTCTGGACATGCTGTACTGTTATGTTCTCTGGCACTTGGAGTCGAGGAGATGCTTACTGGCATGGGATAATTAAGTTTTGGGGTGATTGTGGAGATACTGACAGTTGACTTAAGATGTTTAATGCCATTTATTACTGTTAAATTAAGTTTGGAAAGGGAGCCCAGAGCTTACAAAGGGGATTTCTAATTTTTTAAGACTAAAACTGAACAGTTTATGGAGGCCAGATTAATTCCTAACCAACTACAAGTGCATCGTTTTGTCTTTTTACCCATTCCACATTATTTACATTACTCTTTCAAATGATAGTTTTACTTTGATAGCATGATATTTGTGGCATGGACCAGCTGTTCATTTTTTAACTATGCCTAAAACAGAACCCTGCACCTTaactgcagctcctaggcactactcTATTTAATAGCTGTCTTCTGTGTGTTTCTATTTCCTTCTTTGTCGTTGTaattttttaatctcattttacTTCAGTGTCCTCCCAGTCTGCTCCATATACCACACCACACAAATATACTTAGTGTCATCTGATCCTGTGATTAAGTTGGTAAATTTAAGAgtgaatactgcatgtagtttGAAAGAATGAATGCTAAATAAGAGCAAGGAATGTAGTAAAAATCTTGCATGAATGGGAGTAGTGTAGATAAGATTAGCATCAGATGGGCTACGAGAACCCTTTTGTCATAAATTCTGCTTATTATACAAGCTACTGAACTGGGTAACTTGCATATGAACTGAAGTGCTTTTCTTAAAGGAAGTGTTTTAAGATCTTAAAGAATgcatatttatattattttatcaaAGCCAACTACATTCAAACCAAAATTTCAGTCACTTGAACTCTTTTCTTCACTTGCAATGTGTCTGCAAGCTCTAGACTCACCTTGCCAGGCCTAAACTTCACTTTCACAGTCAAGCCCTTTCAAAGTAGCCTTCCATAGCTAGGATCTTGCAACCAACTACCTCCCGTATTTAGAAGCACTACAAAAAGCAGCACAATTTAGGTACATGTGAAGTTACTGTGCTTGGTATCCTGACTCATTTACAGTTACCCTTCCCTCTCAGACCATGTTCTAGCTTGGTCAAGGCTGATGTGCTTTGCCAGCCGCccttctggcagccctcccaaGCTGTGCCCATGGATAACTGGAGACTATTTTCTTCACTGCTGTCAAAAAACAGTTAAGAAGTTAAGGCACATTACACCGAAGGGCAACGAAACAGATTAAGTCTGTTATAAGGCAACATTAAAAGACAAATTACAAGTTACTTAAAATATCTAACCATCCAGTGCAAAGGTAAACCACAACGAAAATATACCAATCACAACCTCAGTAGCACAACATAAATATGTAATTAACACCTTAAAAGTCTTCCTCCAAAGTTGCAACTGGCAAAATGCATCAATCTACTTTCAGATGCCAAGAAATTGTTCAAAAGCATCAGGCAAGTCCCATAATGATGTTTTACTAATCTCTTCATCCTGGGGTACCCCCCTTTGAGGCAACATAAGGAAATGGAAAACCCCCTACTCAAGATACTGTCTAAACTCAAGAGTTCATTGCAACTGTGACAGCACACAGCAATGCTTTCTGGGAGTCCCTGGAACTGCCAGatttggggaagctgaaaaggGTAAGAGTCTGTACTAAATGCCCCCTTTACCATGGTTTGTTGGGGTACAAAATGCTAATCtacatttcttttctttgcattttttttaaaaaagtgttatttagATGTCAGTATCAGATTTTATTGACTAGCATTCCAGCAGCCCTGGAGTTATCACAGGGAGATAATAGGAGGGCTAGCACAAGGAGGCTTGTTTTAATTGGAGTAGTTCTAGTGCAGGGActagcaacctttggcatgcagcccatcaggttaagcccctggcaggccaggacggtttgtttacctgcagagtCCAcgggttcagccaatcgcggctcccactggccgtggttcaccatcccaggccaatgggggctgcaggaagaggtggTCCAGCCCAGGCTGCTtcctgcgtgccaaaggttgctgatccctgctctagtgTGTCTTCTAAGTTTAGATacatttttcttcattattttaaGTTGTGGAGTGTTTATAGAATGCGCAGACAGATACAACTAGATTGTAAGAGGTGGTCCTCTGGAATTAGGGATGCTATGTGAAAGATGCTATGCTAGTTTGCAACAATCTCAATGCAAGAAACCTGTTACAGCTAAATCCATTATACTTACAGCTTCCGTTTCTCGTGCCAGTTCAAACAGAAGAGCTAGTGTTTCTCCAGCAGCAATTCTCATGTTGACATCATCACAAGATAAGAGGTTTGGAAGTTTGTATAAGTGCCTAGAAAAAATGAGCTACATTTTATTAATCTGTAAAGAGCGATTTTTACAATAAAGCAACATTAAGCAAAATAACAGTTCATTGTAGAAGTTGCCTTCCAGGAAAGGAACATACATTTCAAGTTTTTTCTTCACTTCGCTCACTGGGCAGATGGTCAGCAACAGAGTCCATGCTAAAAGTGCACTGATGTGAAGCACTGTGTTGTGGGTGCTAGAAATGCCATTAGTGTCGCTCTCTCTCTGATACCATTTTGTGAATATGTTTTCCAGACACTCCATAGTTGAATACAgttcctggtttaaaaaaaaaagcagtgtaaATGGCTAAATTCAATTATTAAAATTTGTGTAAAACTTGATATAAAGGGTTAAGTGTTTATCCTTACAGTAATATCATCAGTGACTATGAAACAGCAAACTCCCAAGCAGGTTGCACTCTAGACATGGAAGAGAAGTAAAACAAGTCAGTATTTCCTAGTTTAATGTTGATTCTACCAGACCTGACAAGGTTCCAAAATTTTAAACTCTGGTCTTTGTTACTCCAACTGCTAGTATAAATAAGTTCTATGTGGAGTGCCCATGGAACCATTCCTTAAACAGAATGAACTCACAATGAACTCTTCCCTCATATTTTTCGCTTCATAGCTATATCTGGCCCGCTTTACAACATATGCTGCTctgcataagtatttgcacttCTGAGGATGTATGTACCTCTAAACAAAGAGAGATACATTGCCAGTTACAAGAGCTGTATATAGCCTGCCTTTCACTTGATTAGCTAAATTAGAAGAGTAAGTAAAAGCTCACTACTATGAACTACAAGTTTCACAATGAAATAAAAGGGATGGCTGGTGTCTACTCACTGCTGGGGGAAGGATTTTCCAGAATTCTGATAAACGGCATTTTAAGGGTCTACTCTATGTGTAGTCTCACCAGCTCAATGTGGTACATTTTTCCAGATTCTTGTGGGTATCATTTTCTAACACCCAAAGGCAATTCAAGCTCTTCCTAAACATCTGTATTAAATACTAGGGCTGCTTTACTTTTAAAGCAGTGTTTCAGTTGTGCTTTGTTGCAACCATAGTCAAGCTAGAAACTTTTGTTTTGACACTACTTGACGACAACAACAAAACAGGCAAACCAGTTGTACAAAAGTGGATGCAAGAGTTAGATGGGACTAGCTCAACAAACTCAAGACATTAAAGTTACAGAAATATCCAGTATCATTAGCAGCCATGGCTACTGCTTTGAAGGGGCTTTTAGTTAATAGTTTGGTAGGtgcaggaacggaggcacagGTGGATTCTCTGTACTTGGGTTTGAGGCTACCATCCTTACCAAAAAGGGATCCTTGACTTGAGGAGGGCATGCAATTTTACACCCTTTTCTGCTAGGTATAATTATACTTATATCCCACAAGTTTTACAACTTGCATAAATATTTGTGGACTCTGTATACTGTTTcaggaaacatttaaaataatcctAGTAGACAGGCAATACAATAGGAATTCTAGAAGTGAAAGGACCATGCACTGTCTCACACCTAATTCATGGTAGGAGTCTCATTGATAATGTAGTCCAGAACAGACCTATTAACAGTCCAAACTGAAGGAAGAACTGACTGACCAATGCCTAGTCACATAAAATGTAACCAGAGTTTCGTGATAGAAAAAGCACAAAGGAACCAAGATACTTTACATGATGTCCCAATTTCCACAGAACATGGCTCTCCATGACTGACAAAAAATGCTTTGGTACTGAAAAGAATGATAGGTGCAGAAATTAAAGTGAAAATCAACATGCAGCTCTTTCAAGCCAATGAGTGAAACAAACACCAATTCTCAAATCTCATGCCATCACTGAAGGCTTCTGGCAGCCCAACACCTGTGTACATTAGTGCAAGAATTAAATTATAGGCTTGCATTAACACATCAGTGAAGTAGTCTGTATTTTGGCAGCAAAGGAAAGAGCAAAGTACCAAAGCTTTAAACTGTTGTACTACCTCTCTTCTATAGCCCAGTACGTTTTATACTTACAGCCTGTCTAGCCTGGATACTAGCTGTTCCATCACAGATTATCTTCTTGAGAACTGGTCCAAGGGTCTTAAGGATCTCTTCACTTTCAATTCCCGACCCCAACTGCACACAGAGAAGACATGCCAGCCTTGCCGCTGCGGACTGTTCATCACTCTTACCTACAGAATAAGGAAATACATTGAGTGATCACCTGCGGATTTTATCCTGCACTGAATCACACATTTAGAGGTTCATAAAGGGAGATCCAGCAATGAAGCATGCTGTATCTTAAACAAAACCCAAATGAAGAAAACAGCACTGGAACTGGTACTAGGTTGTCACTAATTCCAGCCAACAGGAAGGAAGCAAAAGCCAACATAATTTTGTAGCTCAATGATCAAAGAGCAATAAATGCTCACTAACGTCTAACTTAGGACAAGAGAAGCTTAGCTAACAAATGTATGTGATCAACTAAAATTTTCTGTAAAATACTAAGAAGTCTCATCTCATCAGTTAACACTATAGTGGTATGACAAATCAGTCCCTATCCTATAGTTCCATTACCTTCCAGTAGCGTACAAGCATTTATTACCTTTCTTTATGCAGTGTTCAATG
Coding sequences within it:
- the IFRD1 gene encoding interferon-related developmental regulator 1 — translated: MPKSKKRGSNHQRGAGGQHRNVQPFSDEDASIETMSHCSGFSDPASFTEEGPEVDEEATQEDFEYKLKGFIDLLLDKSAKTRQAALEGLKNALTSKILYEFILERRMTLTDSIEHCIKKGKSDEQSAAARLACLLCVQLGSGIESEEILKTLGPVLKKIICDGTASIQARQASATCLGVCCFIVTDDITELYSTMECLENIFTKWYQRESDTNGISSTHNTVLHISALLAWTLLLTICPVSEVKKKLEMHLYKLPNLLSCDDVNMRIAAGETLALLFELARETEADFFYEDMELLTQKLRALATDGNKHRAKVDKRKQRSVFRDVLRAVEERDFPTETVKFGPERMYIDCWVKKHTYDTFKEILGSGMQYHLQSNEFLRNVFELGPPVMLDAATLKTMKIPRFERHLYNSAAFKARTKARSKCRDKRTDVGEFF